From Caretta caretta isolate rCarCar2 chromosome 14, rCarCar1.hap1, whole genome shotgun sequence, the proteins below share one genomic window:
- the LOC125621844 gene encoding olfactory receptor 14A16-like, whose protein sequence is MSNQTTMTEFLLLGFSDIWELQILHVLVFLVIYLAALVGNLLIFMAIAFDHHLHTPMYFFLMNLSIVDLGSISVTIPKSMANSLMNTKSISYAGCVAQVFFLLFLLGADFSLLTIMAYDRYVAICQPLHYEAIMNSRACVQLAAGSWISGILCSMLHTGNTFALTFCGGNMVDQFFCEIPQLLKLTCSDSYLSEVGFLVFSVCLVLGFFVFIIVSYVQIFKSVLRIPSEQGRHKAFSTCLPHLAVVSLFIFTGLFAYLKPTSSSPSALDLVMAVLYSMVPPMMNPIIYSMKNKEIKAALRRLTACR, encoded by the coding sequence ATGTCCAACCAAACCACCATGACCGAGTTCCTTCTCCTGGGATTCTCTGACATTTGGGAGCTGCAGATTTTGCACGTTCTGGTGTTTCTAGTGATTTACCTGGCAGCCCTGGTGGGGAATCTTCTTATCTTCATGGCCATAGCCTTCGACCACCACCTTCatacccccatgtacttcttcctgatgaATCTGTCCATCGTAGACCTTGGCTCCATCTCTGTCACCATTCCCAAATCCATGGCCAACTCCCTCATGAACACCAAGTCCATTTCCTATGCTGGATGTGTTGCCCAagtctttttcctcctcttcttgcTGGGAGCGGATTTTTCCCTTCTCACCATCATGGCATATGACCGATATGTCGCCATCTGCCAACCACTGCACTATGAGGCAATAATGAACAGCCGAGCTTGTGTCCAACTTGCAGCTGGTTCCTGGATCAGTGGGATTCTCTGCTCTATGCTACACACCGGGAACACGTTTGCATTGACCTTCTGTGGAGGCAACATGGTGGAtcagttcttctgtgaaatcCCCCAGCTACTGAAGCTCACCTGTTCTGACTCATATCTAAGTGAAGTTGGGTTTCTTGTCTTTAGTGTGTGTTTAGTCTTAGGCTTCTTTGTTTTTATCATTGTGTCGTATGTTCAGATCTTCAAATCAGTGCTCAGGATCCCCTCTGAGCAGGGCCGAcataaagccttctccacctgccttcCTCACCTCGCTGTAGTATCCCTGTTTATTTTCACTGGCTTATTTGCTTACCTAAAACCCACCTCCAGTTCCCCATCTGCTCTGGATCTTGTGATGGCTGTTCTCTATTCCATGGTGCCACCAATGATGAATCCAATTATCTACAGCATGAAGAACAAAGAGATCAAAGCTGCCCTGAGGAGACTGACTGCGTGTAGGTAA